CCTGAAACGGCGGACACCAGAAGATCCATAAGACAGTTGCCCGGCCCGGTGTCGAACCCGAAAGTCCGCACGCCGCGCCCGACTGCGGTGATATTCGCTATGCCGCCGATATTGAGCAATATGCGCGGGGCTTTTCCGCCAAACAGAAATTCGTCAAAAAAGGGGATCAGCGGCGCGCCGCACCCGCCGGCCGCCATATCGCGCGGCCGGAAATCACACACGACCGGCGCGCCGGTCAGTTCCGCCATAAAGGAAGCCTCACCGATCTGCAGGGTATGCGCAGGTTTGTCATCAGGCCAGTGGCCCGCCGTCTGTCCGTGCGAACCGATCACTTCAACACGGCTGTACGGAATTTTAAATTCTTTGCAAAAAGCGGCCACGCAGCAGGCGTAAAGTTTTCCCAGCCGCATCCCCAGCCTGGACAGTTCCCGCGCGTTCAGCTCCCGCGCGGCCAGTATTTCACGCCGCAGCCCTGCGCGGTAGGGATAGGTTTTAAACGCCGCCACTTTAAAAGGCGACAGTTCAACAGCGGCTATGCCAAGCCCGTCTGCCGACGTGCCGCTCATAAGCCCCAGCGCGAGTGTTTTCATTGCGCAAGCACCTCGCGCAGCTGCCCCGCGGCTGCGGCAAGCGCCGCGCGCGCGGCGGAAAAATTCTCGCGGTTAAAAAGTTTTATGGTTTCGGAAAGCGGCATTCTGTCCAGCCCGCGTGCGGCGCGGCCCGACTGCGCGGTGGGCAACGCGGGAAAGAACCGCTCGGCGCTGTTGTGCGGCATGTCGCTCCTGTGGCTATTCCGGCGTGGAGGTAACCTCGTCGCCGAGCCCGTCGTCGTCAACAGGCACGCCGTTCTGATCCGTCCCGGCGGAATCGTCCGGCACGGGCTCGTCTTCGCCGGAATCTATCGAAGGCTGATCATCATCGTAGCCGGGCGGCCTGTATTGCACCGGTTCCGGCATGCATGGCTGTCTGAGCCAAAGCAGAAATGAATTTATCACGTCAGGCGTAATCAGTTCGGCGCTGGAGCCTTTCCTTGCCGTAACGAACGTGACATTGCGGCCGCCCGCGCTGTGGTACAGGATGGCGCGCAGCACAGACACTTCCTGATACAGCCTGGAATTTTCCACGGAAGCCGCCACAAAAACCGGCCGCGCCCCGTAACTGCGCAGCGGATTCACCGCAAGCACGCCCCTGTTGGCGTTGAGCGTCGGAGTGAAAAGCGCGGTCATGGCGATATCGCTGTGTTCAGCCGCGGATTTGATGGCGATATTCGCGCCAAGTCCCGCGCCCACCAGAATCACCCGATCGGGGCCGAACCCCTCATCCCGCAGGAATTTCAGGGCGGCGTTAACGTCCTCCGTCATTTTGTTGTATTCATTCTCGGGACCGGACACATCCCGGTCAAACGAAGGATAATTTACAGTTTCGCCGCCGGGGCCGAGCGTGCTGCCGCCGTGACCGCGGAAATCAAGCAGCAGTGTGCCAAAGCCCATAGCTTCCGTTTTGAGCGCAAGCGGACGCCAGATGGAATTATCTTCCTTGTGCGAATGCAGGAAAAGCAGCACCTGCCTGTCCGGTTGGGGCGGCCGGTAGACGGCGGACAGAGTCCACCCGTCCGCGGTTTTAAAAGTGACCGGACGGGAAGCATAGTCCTGCGCGGCCGCCGGATTCTGCTGCGCGCACGCCGGAACGCACGCCAGCCAGGCGGTCAAAAACATGTACGAAAACGTTTTGGTCATAGCGTCACAGAGCCGGCGTTATTCGGCGATATCGCCGGGCCGCAGCCACAGCGCGATTTCGCGCTGCGCGTCAGCCTCCGTTTCCGAGGCGTGCACGACATTTTCCATGGTCCCGTTTATATTCCGGCCCATTGAGCCGCGGATGGTGTGCGGGCCCGCCTTGACCGGATCGGTCGCGCCGGCCAGTTCACGCACCAGATGCAGGGCGTTTTCCCCTTCGAAAACAAGCGCGAGCAGCCGGCCCCGCGAGCCGGGATTGAGCTTGCCGGTCATGAAATCCACAAGCGCCGGGAAAAACGGCTTTGTCTTGAGATGCCGGTAATGCTCGGCGGCCAGTTCCGGTGTAACTTTCACCATTCTGGCCGCGATCAGCTCCAGATCCAGCCGTTCCAGCCGGTCCAGAGCTATTCCCGCCATGTGTTTTTCTATGGCGTCCGGTTTTATAAGCACCAATGTCCTTTCTACGCTCATGGGTAGATAGTAGCATTTTTAGGCCGGAAAATTCCCGCCGCGACGTATTGCGGTTGAGTTTTGCGCGCAATAATTATAAAATTAATATGTGGGAGTTTTTGCGCAGTTGCGCGAAACAGTTTTAAAGGATGATTATGACGAAGATAGTTCTGCTGGTTGACGATGAAACGGATCTAGTGACATTATTGAAGTTCATATTGGGCAAATACGGCATGGAGGTTATAACCGCATCGAACGGCAGGGAAGCGCTGACTTACCTGAACGGCGAAATCGGCAAGGCGGTGCCGCGCATCCCCGATATTATCGTTACCGACGTGATGATGCCGGAAATGGACGGATATACCATGGTCACCCGCATCCGCGAGGAAGACGAATTCCGCGCCATCCCGATCATCGTGATGACAGCCAAAGGCCAGACCCGCGACCTTTTCATGTCGGTTTCGAACGTGCCTGCATTCATCGAAAAGCCGTTCGAACCGCGCACGCTTAAAGCCAAAATAGACGAAGTGCTTAAAATAACCGGGACAAACTGACACTATGGAAACCAACACGCTGACCGAGATCATCACCCGCAGATACGAGGAAATCCGGGAACTGCGCGCGGAAGGGACGGATCCTTTTCCTCCGCGTTTCGAAGTTACCCATACCGCCGCGGAAGCGCTGGAAACGGCAGAAGAAAGCGGCGTCATCTGCGCGGGCCGGCTGGTGCAGCTGCGGGTCATGGGCAAGGCGGCGTTCGCGCATGTGCAGGACATGAGCGGCAGAGTCCAGCTTTACATCGCGCGGGACATTCTGGGCGAAGCGCCGTACGGTTTTTTCAAAAAACATATCCATGTGGGCGATTTCATCGGAGTGGCCGGCAGCGTATTCAAAACCAAAACCGGCGAAAAAACGATAAAAGCCGAAAAACTCACGCTGCTTTCAAAAGCGGTGCGCCCGATGCCGGAGAAATGGCACGGCCTGCAGGACACGGAAATCCGGTTCCGGTCCCGCCATCTGGATCTGATCGCCAACGACGACGTACGCAGGATTTTCGAAGCCCGCTCCAAAATAGTGCGGGCCGTGCGCAACACACTCGACAACGAAGGCTTCCTGGAAGTGGAAACGCCCATCCTGTGCCACAGCGCGGGCGGCGCGGCGGCCACGCCGTTCGAAACTTTCCATAACGCGCTGAGCATGCCGCTTTTCATGCGAATCGCCACCGAGCTGTATCTCAAACGCCTGATCATCGGCGGGATGGAGCGGGTTTACGAGATCGGGAAAATTTTCCGCAACGAGGGGATTGACACGACCCACAACCCCGAGTTCACCATGCTGGAAGCCTATCAGGCTTACACCGATTACAACGGCATGGCGCGGCTGTTCGAGGCGATCATAGAAGCCTGCACCAAAAGCCTTGGCATAACGGAAGTGGAATACAAAGGCCGGCAGATCCGGCTGGTGCCGCCCTTCAGGCGGGTGTTTCTGCCGCAGTTGTGGAAACAGCATTGCGGCGAGGATATTCATGACATACTGGACGGCAAGCGGTTCAACCGGCCCCGGCTGCTCGCGCTGGCGAAAAAACTTGGCGTGGGCGACGCGGACACGCTGGCTTCGGCCAAAGCGTTCGAGCGGATCTTTGACGAGAAAATTCTTTCCACCTTTACCGAACCCTGTTTCGTGATGGACCATCCCACCGCAATCACTCCGCTCGCCAAAAACAAGCCCGGCGACGAAACGCTTGTCGAACGGTTCGAGTTCTACGCCGGCGGCGCGGAACTGGCCAACGCTTACACCGAGCTTAACGACCCTGACGACCAGCTAGCCCGGCTTCAGGAACAGGCCCGCCAGCGCCAGGACGAGAAAAACGCCGAAGTGGACACCATAGACAAAGACTTTGTAGAGGCTATGGAGTCGGGCATGCCGCCAACCGGCGGGATCGGGATCGGGATTGACCGGCTGACCATGCTGCTCACCGGAAAAGCCGCGATCCGCGAAGTTGTATTGTTTCCCACGCTTAAGGCGGATATGAAATAACCGGTCGCTTTACGCGGCCAGCCGCGCGCAAAGCGCGGAAATTTTTTCCGGCAGGGCGGGCTTACGGCTCCCCTGCCGCAGTTTTGGAAAACGCCGCAGTTCTGGAAGACCCGGATGCCGAATGTCATTTGAGCTGTTCATAGCCGAGAGATATCTCAAGGCCAAACGCAAGGGACTGTTCGCCGTGATCACCACGCTGATCGCGGTGGCGGGCGTGGCGGTGGGCGTGGCGGCAATGATCACCACCTTGTCGGTAATGAACGGGTTCCAGCAGGACATCCAGAGCAAAATTATCGGCGCGCAGGCGCACATAGTGATTTTCGGCGAGATGGACGCCGCCGCGCGAACCGCCATCACCAGCCGCCTGCTGCACGACAGGGAAGTGCGGGGCGTTTCGCCGATGGTGCTGGGCCAGGCGATATTAAGTTTCAACCGCCGTTCAAGCGGAATCGTGCTGCGCGGGCTGGACCCGGACCAGGAGATAAATGTAAGCAATCTGATGGCTTCCATTACCGGCGGCGGCTGGGAACCGCGCCGGCGGCTCAATGAAAAAGATGTCCCTCCGGCGATAATACTGGGCGAGGAGCTGGCCAGGAACATGGCTGTGTGGATCGGGGACGATGTGGTGCTCATCTCGCCCCAGTCAATGGACACGGGATTCGGAATCCTTCCCAAAATGAAAAAGTTCCGGATTTCAGGCGTCCTGAAAACCGGGTATTACGAATTTGACAACACCATGGCCTACGCCAGAGTGACTGAAGCCGCCGATTTTCTCGGCATGGGCGACAAGATCACCGGGCTGGAAGTCAAACTCGACGACGTGGACCGCGCGGGCGAGGTGGCCCGGCGCATAAAACGCGGCGTCGGGTTTCCCTACATGGTAAAAACCTTCTCCGACATGAACAGCACTCTTTACGCCGCGCTCAAGCTGGAGAAATTCGTGATGTTTCTGATACTGGGGCTGATCGTGCTGGTGGCGGCGCTCAACATTTCATCGAACCTGATCCTGCTGGGCACGGAAAAAATGCGCGACATAGGCATCCTGCGCGCGATCGGAGCGACGCCGCGGAAAATCCAGAACGTGTTCTGGTGGGAAGGTTTTTTAATAGGCACCACCGGCATCGCGCTGGGGCTGGCGCTGGGCCTGACGCTGTGCTGGATCATTTCCACATTCAACATCGTGGAGCTGCCGAGCGACGTGTATTACATAACGCGGGTGCCGGTGTCCATCCGCCCGGCTGATGTGCTTCTTGTGGTGCTGGGCAGTTACCTGCTGTGTTTCGTGGCAATTTTATATCCGGCGATACGCACCTCGCGCGTCAACCCGGTGGATGCTATCCGCTATGGCTGATCCGATCCTGAAAGTGACCGACCTGTACAAATCCTACCCGCAGGCGCACGGCGGCGCGGTACATGTGCTGGAAAACATCAGTCTGGAACTGGCTGCGGGGCAATTCGCGGTGCTGCTGGGCCCGAGCGGGTCGGGCAAATCAACTCTCCTTAACATCATAGGCCTGCTCGACACGCCGGATTCCGGCTCGGTTGAAATAGCGGGCGAGCCGGTTCTGAATTTCACGGAAGCGGAAAAATCGCGGTTCCGGTCCGGGAAAACGGGTTTTGTGTTCCAGTTCGACTCCCTGCTGCAGGAATTCACGATGCTGGAAAACGTGGATATGCCGGCCCTCATCGCGGGCCGGCCCGACCACGCAAAAACGCTCGCGCTGCTGGCCCGGTTCGGGCTGGAGCAGCTGGCGGATAAATTTCCGGCCCAGCTGTCCGGCGGCGAACGGCAGCGCGCGGCGGTCGCCAGATCGCTGCGCAACAGCCCCGTGCTGGTGCTGGCCGACGAACCGACCGGCAACCTCGATTATGAAAACGCCAGCGTAGTTTATAACGATTTCCGCAAGCTGGCCGATCAGGGCGTGGCCGTGCTGATGGTGACCCATAACCCCGAAGCGGCCAGTTACGCCGACCGCGTGTTCCGGCTCGCCCGCACCAGACTGCAAGAGGACCCGCGCCGGACACCGCAATGAAATGCTCGCTCTGCAAAAGGCGCGACGCGGTTTACGCCATAAAAACCGTCCTTAACGGGCGCCTCCGGGAACTGCGGCTCTGCCCCGAATGCATCGCCAAAAAAGAAGAAGCGCTCGGCCTGGAACCCGGCGCGCTGATGTATTACGCCGTTCCGATCGCGCTGACCCGGCTTGAAAAAGATATTTTTCCAAAAGACAGAAGCGGACTCGCCTGCCCGGCCTGCGGACTTTCCTGGAACGCGGCCAAGCAGAGCCGCGCGCTCGGCTGCGGACACTGCTACCGCGCCTTCAGGCAGCCGCTGGAACTGGTTTTCCGGCTGACACAGGGCCGCTCC
The Elusimicrobiaceae bacterium DNA segment above includes these coding regions:
- a CDS encoding anhydro-N-acetylmuramic acid kinase, with the protein product MKTLALGLMSGTSADGLGIAAVELSPFKVAAFKTYPYRAGLRREILAARELNARELSRLGMRLGKLYACCVAAFCKEFKIPYSRVEVIGSHGQTAGHWPDDKPAHTLQIGEASFMAELTGAPVVCDFRPRDMAAGGCGAPLIPFFDEFLFGGKAPRILLNIGGIANITAVGRGVRTFGFDTGPGNCLMDLLVSAVSGGRRGFDRAGSLAARAEPDGRLLAAMLRDPYFKKPVPKSLDRDYFGARFLARHHIAAGPETVNRALATLNKFTAVSAARGILAVRGKVRAREVIVSGGGALNDTLLRNLAAALPDMKITRSGVYGLDELAREPACFAVLAHLALRGAVNHCPRATGARGARVLGKIIPAAKLKIRD
- a CDS encoding alpha/beta fold hydrolase, with product MTKTFSYMFLTAWLACVPACAQQNPAAAQDYASRPVTFKTADGWTLSAVYRPPQPDRQVLLFLHSHKEDNSIWRPLALKTEAMGFGTLLLDFRGHGGSTLGPGGETVNYPSFDRDVSGPENEYNKMTEDVNAALKFLRDEGFGPDRVILVGAGLGANIAIKSAAEHSDIAMTALFTPTLNANRGVLAVNPLRSYGARPVFVAASVENSRLYQEVSVLRAILYHSAGGRNVTFVTARKGSSAELITPDVINSFLLWLRQPCMPEPVQYRPPGYDDDQPSIDSGEDEPVPDDSAGTDQNGVPVDDDGLGDEVTSTPE
- a CDS encoding nucleoside-diphosphate kinase → MSVERTLVLIKPDAIEKHMAGIALDRLERLDLELIAARMVKVTPELAAEHYRHLKTKPFFPALVDFMTGKLNPGSRGRLLALVFEGENALHLVRELAGATDPVKAGPHTIRGSMGRNINGTMENVVHASETEADAQREIALWLRPGDIAE
- a CDS encoding response regulator, translating into MTKIVLLVDDETDLVTLLKFILGKYGMEVITASNGREALTYLNGEIGKAVPRIPDIIVTDVMMPEMDGYTMVTRIREEDEFRAIPIIVMTAKGQTRDLFMSVSNVPAFIEKPFEPRTLKAKIDEVLKITGTN
- the lysS gene encoding lysine--tRNA ligase; protein product: METNTLTEIITRRYEEIRELRAEGTDPFPPRFEVTHTAAEALETAEESGVICAGRLVQLRVMGKAAFAHVQDMSGRVQLYIARDILGEAPYGFFKKHIHVGDFIGVAGSVFKTKTGEKTIKAEKLTLLSKAVRPMPEKWHGLQDTEIRFRSRHLDLIANDDVRRIFEARSKIVRAVRNTLDNEGFLEVETPILCHSAGGAAATPFETFHNALSMPLFMRIATELYLKRLIIGGMERVYEIGKIFRNEGIDTTHNPEFTMLEAYQAYTDYNGMARLFEAIIEACTKSLGITEVEYKGRQIRLVPPFRRVFLPQLWKQHCGEDIHDILDGKRFNRPRLLALAKKLGVGDADTLASAKAFERIFDEKILSTFTEPCFVMDHPTAITPLAKNKPGDETLVERFEFYAGGAELANAYTELNDPDDQLARLQEQARQRQDEKNAEVDTIDKDFVEAMESGMPPTGGIGIGIDRLTMLLTGKAAIREVVLFPTLKADMK
- a CDS encoding ABC transporter permease, which translates into the protein MSFELFIAERYLKAKRKGLFAVITTLIAVAGVAVGVAAMITTLSVMNGFQQDIQSKIIGAQAHIVIFGEMDAAARTAITSRLLHDREVRGVSPMVLGQAILSFNRRSSGIVLRGLDPDQEINVSNLMASITGGGWEPRRRLNEKDVPPAIILGEELARNMAVWIGDDVVLISPQSMDTGFGILPKMKKFRISGVLKTGYYEFDNTMAYARVTEAADFLGMGDKITGLEVKLDDVDRAGEVARRIKRGVGFPYMVKTFSDMNSTLYAALKLEKFVMFLILGLIVLVAALNISSNLILLGTEKMRDIGILRAIGATPRKIQNVFWWEGFLIGTTGIALGLALGLTLCWIISTFNIVELPSDVYYITRVPVSIRPADVLLVVLGSYLLCFVAILYPAIRTSRVNPVDAIRYG
- a CDS encoding ABC transporter ATP-binding protein encodes the protein MADPILKVTDLYKSYPQAHGGAVHVLENISLELAAGQFAVLLGPSGSGKSTLLNIIGLLDTPDSGSVEIAGEPVLNFTEAEKSRFRSGKTGFVFQFDSLLQEFTMLENVDMPALIAGRPDHAKTLALLARFGLEQLADKFPAQLSGGERQRAAVARSLRNSPVLVLADEPTGNLDYENASVVYNDFRKLADQGVAVLMVTHNPEAASYADRVFRLARTRLQEDPRRTPQ